The nucleotide window TATTGTTATTTCACTATTAAAAGATGGAGAGTACATAGAAACGCTTCGAGTTCAAGGTGATGATGATGAGTGGTATTCTGATATTACTGAATGGTGGAAGTTTCAAGGTAAAGTTAGAACAGATATAGATGCTGTAACTGGTGCAACTATTGGTGGTGGAAACAGAACTATTAGTTTATTAAAAATAGATCCTGCTAAAATTAATAGTGGATATCGAATACGTTTCGAATCAGCTGTAGAAGATCAAGAGTACTATAAAAATGATGTTGAATTTGATCTTACTTCAGAAAATATTAAAAACAAAATTGAAGGTAAAGGCTTTATTAGATACATAAGATTAATGCCTCAATAAAAGCTAACAAAATGACCATTTCTATATGGAGATATAGCCACTTAACCTTGGCTATATCTTCTTTCTTTTTTATACTAATTGCTTCCTTAACAGGAATTGTTTTAGCTTTTGAACCTATTTCTAAAAAACTAGAACCTTATTTTATTGAGAATTTAGATACTATTTCAGTTTCAGAAACAATTATTTCTTTACACAAAAAATATGATGAAATTATCTCGCTTGAAATAGATGAGAACGATTTTATAAAAACTTCAGTAATTACTAAAGAAGGTAATAATGATACTTTTTATGTTGATCCAATAACAGGAAATAAGCTAGGTAAGCCTAGTAAGAAAAAGCCTATTTATAAATTTGCAACCAACTTACATCGTTCTTTATTTTTAAAATCAACAGGTAGATTTATTATTGGTTTCGTTTCTCTTCTACTTTGCTTAATTGCAGTTTCAGGACTTATTTTAATTATAAAAAGACAAGGTGGATTTCTTAAATTATTTTCTAAAGTAATAAAAGAGAATTTTGAGCAATATTATCATATTATTATCGGTAGATACACCTTAATTCCAATAATAATAATTACAGTTACTGGAATTTATTTATCCCTAGATAAATTTTCTCTTTTACCTTCACAAAAAATTAATCATTCAATTGATTTTGAAGGTCAAAAAAAATCTACAATAATTTTTCCTGAAAATTTTCTGTTATTTAAAAATACTAAACTAAGCACTGTTAAAAGTATCGAGTTTCCTTTTTCAGAAGATGAAGAAGATTACTTTCTTTTAAAATTACAAAACAAAGAATTAGTTATTCATCAATATTCAGGAGCTATTTTAAGTACTAAAAGCACTAATTTAACAGGCTTTTTTTTACATTGGAGTTTACTGTTACATACCGGAAAAGGTTCCTATATATGGGCAAGTATTTTATTACTTTCTTGTTTAGGAATTCTTTTTTTTATCTATTCAGGTTTTATAATGACCTTCACTAGGAAGAAAAACAGCATAATTCCTAAAAACAACATAAAAAAAGATGCTGCTGAATTTGTAATTCTTGTTGGTTCAGAAACTGGAACTACATATTCATTTGCAAACTCACTATACAAAGCTCTTTTAGAAAACAAACAAAAAGTATTTATTACTAGTTTAAACAACTATACTACTCACAAAAACTGTAAGTATTTGATAATTTTAACTGCTACTTATGGCGAAGGAGAAGCTCCAATCAATGCGAAAACATTTTTAACTAAAATTAAAAATGACGCTATAAATCACACCATAAAATATGCAGTTGTAGGCTTTGGCTCTATGGCTTATCCAAAGTTTTGTGAATATGCAATTGAGGTTAATCAAACATTACAACAACAAGCTAATTACTCCCCTATTCTTCCTATTTATAAAATAAACAACCAATCTTTTGATGCTTTTAAAAACTGGGCTATTGAATTAGGTAAAAAATTAGAGCTCGACTTACACCTAAAACAACAAGTATTTAAAGTAAATAAACAATATAAGCTTGCCGTTACTGAAAACACAAATATTAATTGTGACAACACTTTTTTAGTTCATTTACAACCTTCAAAAAAAATAAAATATACTTCAGGAGACTTATTATCTATCCGCCCAAAAGAAGATAATATTGAACGATTGTATTCTATCGGAAAAGTGAATCAAAAAATACTTTTAAGTATCAAAAAACATGAATTTGGTATTTGTTCAAATTACTTAAACACTCTAAATAAAAACGAATTAGTTACTGCGTCTATAAAACAAAATCCTTCTTTTTACTTTCCTAAAAAAGCTAAAGAAATTGTTTTGATAGCAAACGGTACTGGTATTGCTCCTTTTTTAGGAATGCTTCATGAAAACCACAAACAAGTAAAAACACATTTATTTTGGGGAGGTAGAACTGAAAAATCTTACAAGATATATTCTAAATTCATTGAAGATTCAATAGAAAAAAAACAACTCCATAACTTACATATTGCCTATTCTCAAGAAAATACCACCAAACAATATGTTCAAGATATTATAGCAGTAAATGAAGAGGTGATTATTTCAGTTCTAAAAAATAAAGGATGTATTTTAATTTGTGGTTCAGTTGCTATGATGAATGCAACATTTAAAGTTATTGAAAAAATAACTGTAAGTAAACTTCATACTCCTATAGATTACTTTAAAAAATCTAATCAAATAAAAACTGATTGTTATTAAGTAATTTTCATTATACTTTCTAAAACCCTCTTTTTTACCTGAAAAAACAAAGAGGGTTTTTCTCTTTACTACGAATTCTAATTTAATCCCAACGAATTCTAATTAGCTCAATATTTACCTCTATTCCCTAACTACATTTGAAATATAAAACAAATAAGTTATGTGGTTAGAAAATAGTTATTCAGCAATATTAAATATGTATTTACAAAAATATCATCAATTAAAAATACATATTGGCAGAGATGGGAAAATTACAAAAACAGAAAAAGAAGAGAATGGAAATTGGTTACCCGATAGAAACCTACGGAAAATTTTAAATCAATTACCGAGTAACCTTTCATCATCTAAAAATTTAATAATAATCTTAAAACAATAAATTATGAAAAAAGTAATCAGAACTATAGGAATGACACTTGCATTGTTAATGTTAATTGGACAATTTACAAGTTGTAACAATGCAAAAAAAGCAGAGAACGCAACCAAAAAAGAAGAAAAGACTGCTACAAATATCATAAAAAAAGAAAAAAAAGTAGTTCACAGAAGTCCTATCGTATTTATTACAGGATATGATAAAAAAGATGATAATTTTTATACGGGTGCAAGGACCTTTTTTAAAGATAAAAATTTCCAAATTGTAGAAGACGCATATTCTTTAGAAGAAATTATTGAATGGTTAAATACAAACGCAACTTCAAACCCATACGGAGAAGTACATATTGTAAATAAAACAAATCCGTGGTTAGGAATGAATTTAGAGACAGTAGTAAATGGTAAAAAAATCACTTCTGAATCATTGCAAGAATCCATTAATGAAGGAAATATACCAACATTGAAAAATGTAATTACAAATGACACTAAAATTATATTTCATGCAAACCAGTTGGCAAAAAATACTGCATTAATAAACAACTTAAAAAGTACTTTTATCACTGATAAAACGCCACAAATAATAGCTTCACCTTACTATAATATTTTTGGCGGAGAATTTACAAACCATTATTTAGCAGAACCTTTTTATGTTTTTTACCCTACAGCTAATTCACCAGGTAAAGTAGATTTATCTAAAGAAATTGCTAGAAAATATCCAAATGAAAAAGAAGTAGAATGGTTTGCCGCATTAACTAATGAAAAAGAACGCTACGTAGGAGAACCATATACCTTACAATACAATGTTCCTATAAAACTTGAATTGGATTATCATAATTCTGATAATGATATCCCATCATTTACTATGGAAGAAGAGGTAATGGATTGGATTGCTAATGATGAAGATTTAGCCAATAAAGTACGTGAATTAAACATTCCTGTTGAGAAATTTAGATGGACTTGGAAAGTAAAGAATAGTAAACTTACTTTAAAAGGAATGTCTACCGTATTATGTGTTTTAAAACCTATTACAAAACCTTATGGTGATTTAGAGCATGTAAAACCAGATACTACAAACAAACGTTTGTATGCTATGAAGTAGAAGTTTAACAACCGTTACTATTAGAAAGAGAATATTATTTTTAATAGTAACGGTTAATTTAAGTAAGTTTGTTATATGAAGTTTTTAAAATACATTATTTATTTTTTCTTTTTATTAAAAGCTACATCATTAATTGCTCAAAACAATACTTTTAAAAACTGTACCATTAAAGATGGCTTGCCTAGTAATACTATTACAGATATAGTACAAGATAATCTTGGCTACATCTGGTTTGCTTCCAATAAAGGGATTACACAATTTGACGGAAATAACTACATTACTTTTTCAAGAAAAGAAGGTTTAGAAACTAATTACATAACTAAACTAGCTCCTAATAAGGATAGCCTTTTAATAGGTTCGTCAAATAACTTTTTTATTAAACAACATACTAAATTTCAAATTTTTGAAAGCAAAAAAATTAACTGTATTTCAAAAATTAAAGATCAAGTTTTTTTAGGTACTAAAAAGGGGATTTATCGTTTACGAGACGATTTCTTATCTCCTCTACGCACTAATTTTCAAATAGATTTAACCCCAATTAATGATATTGAATTCGATGGAGAGTTTTATTGGGTAGCCACTCAAAAAGCTTTATGGAAAATTGACGATTTATTAAACCCTAAGCTTCTTAAAAGAATAGATTTAGCTAATTACACAGCTCTTATTATTCATAATAAACAAATAATTGCTAGTACATTTAATAGCGGTTTAAAAGTAATTATAAACGACACTATTAAAACAATACATTCAACTACAAAAAACATAAAAGGAGTTAAAAAGATTAGTAATCAATTTTGGATATACTCAAATAGTAATGGTATAGAAGTTTTAGATTTAGACTTCTCTTTTATCAGAAAAATAAACAAATACAACACTCTTGAAACCAATGCTATTTCTACTATTTTTCAAGACAACCAACGTAACATTTGGATTGGAACCAGTGACAAAGGAGTTTATAAACAAGAAAACAAACTTCAAGAAGAAAACCCTATTCCTTTAATTTCTTTCGAAGATATTGAAGTAGTATATAAAACTATTGATAGTATTAACTTTAACAGTTATAAAGGAATTTTACAAATACCTCCTGGAAAAAACCATTTAGCTTTTACTTATAAATCAATTGATATAAACAATCCTAAAAAAGTTTATTATCGTTATAAATTAAATGGTGATTTTAGTCCTTGGTCCAACAATAACTCAGTAAACCTTGCTAATTTAAAAGCAGGTAATTATACCTTCTCTGTTCAATCAAAGACAGCAAATAAACAAGAAAGTAAACCTATTCATTTTCAGTTTTATATAGACAAACCTTTTTATAAAAAAAATTGGTTTCAATGGCTAGCTATTTCAATACTATTACTACTAAGTGCTTATATTACCTATAAATACATTAAAAAAATAAGACGGATAAACAAAGAGAAAATCATGAAACTAGAAATAGAAAATCATCTACTTTCTCTTGAGCAAAAGGCTTTACAACTTCAAATGAATCCTCACTTTATTTTTAATGTTCTTAACGGAATAAAAGCTTTGGGTAATTCAGGAAAGCTTGACGATTTAAATACCACAATTAGTAAATTTTCAAATCTATTACGCTCTATACTAAATACCTCAAGAAAAGAAGAAGTTAATTTATCAGAAGAAATAGCTACTTTAAAAAACTACATTTCTTTAGAACAACAAATGAGCAGTAGTACCTTTACTTATACTATAGAAACGAAACTTTCATTTGATGCTGAAGAAGTTCTAATACCACCTATGCTTATTCAACCTTTTATTGAAAACAGCATTAAACATGGTATAAAAAATATTAGCGAAGGAAAAATAACAATTAAGTTTTATGATATTAAAAATTACTTACATTGTGAAATTATTGATAACGGTATAGGCGTTCATCAATCAAAAAAGAATAAAAAAACAAATGACCATGCTTCTTTAGCCATTAAAGTTACTAAAGAACGTATTAAGAACTTAACTTCTAATATTTCTATAAAAATTGACGAAATAATAGAAAACAATACTGTAAAAGGAACAAAAGTTTGGTTTAAAATACCTTTAAAAACTGATTTTTAAAATGAATAAACTCACTGCTATTCTTATTGATGATATATCTTCTGCACTAGAGATGTTGCAAAATGATTTAGAATTGAAACATCCAGAAATAGAAATTATAGGAACAGCAAAAAGTGTAGTTGAAGCTTCTAAATTACTCAGAAAAAAACAGCCCGATGTTTTATTTTTAGATATTATGTTGGGAGATGGTACTGGTTTTGATATCCTAGAAATTCACCCAAATTTAACCTCAAAAGTAATTTTTGTTACTGCTAGTGATGAATATGCTATAAAAGCCTTTAAGTTTGCTGCTATTGATTATGTTTTAAAACCTTATTCAACTGATGATTTAACCAATGCAATTGAAAAAGCAAAACTTCAAATTATTCCAAATAAAGAACAATTAACAGTTTTACAAGAATCAATATCACACCCTAACCAACGTCCTAAAAAAATCTCTCTACATTCATCAGATAAAATTATAGTAGTTAATTTAGATGATATTATGCATTGTAAGTCAGATAATAATTATACAGAATTTTATATGGCTGATCATCAAAAAATATTGGTAGGAAAAACATTAAAATATTTTTCAGACATTCTTAAAGAATATGGTTTTATAAGAGTTCACCAAAGCCATCTTATTAATTTACAGTACGTAAAAGAATTTATAAAATCTGACGGAGGATACATTGTGTTACAAAATAATAAAACAGTACCTGTATCAGTTCGTAAACGAACAGAAGTTATTGAAGCACTTCAAAAGCTATAAGTTAACTTATTTTATTAATTATGTTAAAATTTTATTAATTTTTACTTATATTGGTATTCCAAATACAAGTCTATGGATGTATTAAAACCTCAAAAAGGAAGATTATTAATAGCTGAACCTTCTATTTTAAATGACAATTCTTTTAAAAGAGCTATTGTATTACTCACTGAGCATTCAGAGACGAGTTCTGTTGGTTTTATTTTAAACAGACCTTTACATTATACTCTTAGTGATTTAGTTCCAGATATTAATTGTGATTTCACCGTATACCAAGGTGGCCCTGTTGAACAGGATAACTTATATTTTATTCATAAAATTCCTGAATTGTTACCTAATAGCGTAGAAGTAACTGATGGTATATATTGGGGAGGTAACTTTAATTACTTAAAAGAACACCTTAATAACCATAAAGTAAAGCCTAGTGACATTCGTTTTTTCTTAGGATATTCTGGATGGGAACCTACTCAATTAGATGATGAATTAAACACGAATTCTTGGTTTATTTCTAAAAATAAATATCCTAACATATTAGCAATTAACAACAAAACCTTTTGGAAAGATCAGCTTCTAAAAAAAGGAGGTGAATATAAAATATGGGCAAATGCACCTAGTGATGTACAGTTAAATTAACTCATTGTTAAACTAGTAACCTTTAAACTATTTTTTAGTTTTTGCGCAATTGAATTATCAAATGTTTTTTTACGGTAGTTCGTAACTGATGTTATACCAACAATGGCATTTGTTATAAAAACTTCGTCTGCTTTTTGAATTTCAAATGGAGAAATAGTAGTTTCTTCTATGGTAAAGTCAGGATGTTTAGTAACGATCTCTATTATTTTTTTTCTAATTACTCCTTTTATACAACCTTCAGTTAAAGCGGGTGTTTTGATAGTGTTCCCTTTAACTATAAATATATTTCCATTGGTAACCTCAACAACTCCTTTACGCTCATTTAATAAAATACAATTGTCGAAATCATTTTCTTTTGCAAAAATTGAAGCCAAGGTATTTACCATTCTATTGGTTGTTTTTACCGTAGATAGTAATCCCGAATAGTTGTAAAAATCTTTATATAAATCAATGGTATAGCTATCCTTTTCTTCTAAACTAATTGGCTTAACATCTATTAAATAATCAATTTCATTAGTTTTTGGAGTATACAAACCTCCATCTTTTCTAAAAACAGTTAACTTTACTCTACTACTAGTATTTTGAGTTATATTTTCCTTTACCGTTTTTAATATTTCATCTTGTAAAAACTCAAGAGTAAACTCCATAGGAATTTTCATACGTAACATTCTCATTGAAGCCATTAGCCTAAAATAGTGATCTTCAAAAAAAATAACTCTATTATTTTCAACCTTTATCGTTTCAAAAACCCCATCTCCATATTTAAAAGCTCTGTTTTCATGAGATATTTGCAATTCTTTAGGTGATATAATTGTTCCGTTAAAGTTTACCATTATACTTATTTTTTACAAATGCAAACTTACTAATTTAAGTAAGTTTTATGCATAAAAAAACTCGACAAATTGTCGAGTTTTTTTAATGCTTTTTTCTATTAAGCCCCAATAGTGTGTTTTAATTCTTCAATTTGGTTTGTCCACAACATTTTGGCCTCTTCCGCATCGTCTTCATCGTCGGCAAAATCAGTAACAAGCACGGCTACATCTTTAGTAATAGGATCGACTTGTATTTTAAACTCAAAATAACTTTCATCACCTTCACTTTCTGTCCACTTAAATTTTATGCGTTCGTCAGTTTTACTGGCCATTATTTTAGCCTCTTCCTCAGAGTCATCCCAAATGAAGGTAATTAATTTACCTCTAGAATTCACTCTATCAGCAAACCATTCTTCTAATCCTGCTGGTGTTGCTAAATATTGATATAACATGCTTGGTGAAGCATGAATTGGAAACTCTAATTCAAATTTAACTTTACTCATTTATTTTTTTGTTTGTCCGCCAATATATACAAATATTTCTTTTAAAAAAAATTGTTTTTTTTTGTTGTGTGAAAGAAAAAAACTCCTATATTTGCACCCGCAATCAGGCGAGGTAGCTCAGTTGGTTAGAGCGCAGGATTCATAACCCTGAGGTCGGCAGTTCAAATCTGCTCTTCGCTACAGTTAAAAACCCCTTATTTTATAAGGGGTTTTTCGTTTTTTACAATCCTGCAAGATTTACATTTTAAACTGCCGTGACTAGAAACGGGACAAAATGTATTGTAAAAATGAAAAAAATTATTTCACTTTCAAATGGTTGTTCAACAACTTACCCTACCCCTATTCCTAAAAATTGGAAAACTGGAGGTAAAGAAACACTTTTAAAAGAATGGGTTATTTACTATTATTTCTTTGATCCATTATATAAAGAACAATATCCAAAAGGAAAAAGAATACGCATGAAAGGGATGAACGATTTCAAAACTTTAGGCGAACGAAGAGAAGCTACACAAATTTTAATTGACGGCTTAGTAAGTAAACTAGTAAACGAAAACTGGAATCCTATTACTAAAAAATATATGGAAGTTAAAAACTCCATTAATCAAAATAGCACGTTAATAGATTCTTTAGAGTATTACCTAAAAATTAAAAAAATTTCTGATAGCTATAGAACCGACATTACTTCTATGGTTAAATTTTTAAAGGTTTCTATACATGCATTGCAGCTGCAATACAAATCTATAAGTCAAATAGCAAGAAAAGATATAAAAGCACTTCTAAGGCATCAGCAAGAAACCAGGAATATTTCAAACTATAAATACAATAAGTATAAGGCTCAATTAAGTGCTTTATTTGGAGATATGATTGAAGATGAAGTTTTGGAACACAACCCTACTTATAAAATTAAAAAGCTAACAACCGATAAACTATTACGTGAAATTTTATCTGAAGAAGACAGAAAACGAGTGCATTTTCATTTAAAATCTAAGTATTACACTTTTTGGCGCTTTATGATGATCTTTTACTCAAGCGGATCAAGAGTATCTGAAATACTTCAGATACAAGTAAAAGATGTGAACATAAATAAGCTTGAGTTTAAGGTTTTTATTAAAAAAGGACAACAACATAAAGAAGTACTAAAACCCATAAATAAAAACTTTGCACACCTATGGATAGAGGTTATTAATGAACAAAAAGCAAATACAACCACCTTAAATCCTAACGATTATTTATTTTCAAAAGGACTATCAAAAGGTAAAAATCCTATTAGGTACGAGCAAATTACCAGGCGTTGGAAAACCCACGTAAAAAACCAACTAAATATAACAGCCGATTTTTACTCATTAAAACATTTATACGGTGATAAAATTTCTGAACAACTAGATATTGCACACGCTCAAAAACTAAACTCTCATACTTCTAGTAAAATGATGAAAGAACATTATGCAGTTAACGAAAAGCAACGTACCATTAATAGATTAAAAAATGTGGATGCTTCTTTTTATGAGGGAAAATAATCTAATTAGTTTTATAATTCTGTGTGGTTAAATAATACTAAAATCTAGATAACTAACATGATTTAAAATGTTTTATATCAATGAATAAATTAGTATTTTTGAGATATAGAAGTAAATACAGTTGTAACTATAAGCTATATAAAGTTACCTAAGGTAACTTTATATAGCTTTTGTCCCACATTTGAAAAGACCTTATGAGAAAAAAATTATATTTTGATGAAACTTTTAAAATAGGTCGTTCATTACATATTTTAATTAACAACGGAAAAATTCGCGAATACGAAGGTGCTGATTTTATGCCTTTAATTTTACACGGACAGCCACAACCTGAATTTAAAACATTTGAATTAAACTCTGATTTTAAATTAATTAAAGTCTCTAAATATGACCGAAAGAAACTAAACATAAAAGCGAATTATCAGGTTGATTGTCATTATTTAAGAGGTAAGTTTTTAAAAGATTCATACATAAAATTGAACGTGATTGAAAAATTCATAATAAACTATTCCAAAAAGGAATCTATACTTCATAAAATGAATTTTAATCAAAAACTTATTTCTGTGTTAGCATTTGTAACTATTCCATTTTTATTTATGCTCGGTTGGAATCACTTCATGAATAAAGAATCTAATGATTCAAAAAGCCAAATTCCGAATCCAGATTCAAAAACAATAAACCAAGAAATAAAAACACCAATTATTAAAGTAGACAGCGTCTCAACCCAAACTATAAAATTAGACCTTGATTCTTTGTCAATTGAATAACAAAACCAAACTAAGGACAACAATATGCATAGTGAATAGCTCACTGTAGAATGCTACGACTCCATGTACAGAGCGTTAAGGGAAATCCCCAGTTTTTCTGAAAATATCTTTTATTATACTTTACAGAAAAAAGGGGAGTAAATTATTACTTAAGAGAAATAGAATCCAGTAAAACTGCTTTGACAGCATTATTTAATGAGGAAAAAGCTACTTTACTTTCATTTGGAATATCATCTTCTGTAATAGAAAAAAACAACAAATACGAAAGAGGAATAGATAATGCCTCACAAATACTATCAATGGTTCTTTTTTGAGGAAAAGAAATATTTTTTTCAATATTACAAAGAGCATTAACCGAAATATTACACTTCTCAGCTAATAGTTTTTGGTTAATATTTTTTTCTTTTCTCAATTTTTTAATTGCTGTACCTAACTCCATAAACATTATATAATTAGAAAAAACTATCCAAAATATCACTTATTTTCAAGGATTTTAAAAGTAGTGTTAAAACGCTATCTAAATCAAGTTCTTTCTCTTTTAACTTATTAATTATATCAACTTTATCATTTTCTGACAAGTTACATTCTTCAATTTTTGTTATTAAAATTTTTATATTTTTCACTAAAAAAGCTTTTAAAATTATATTTCATTTTTTTAAGCTTCTTTATAATTTTTATATTATTAAGAAACTTTTTCGATTGAAAAATTTCTTAAAATATCTTCTTCATCTGTAAAAATATAATATCGGAAAGATTTAATGAAAAATAGAAAATTACATTCTATAAAATCATAAACAGTTTTGATTTTTATCCGTATTCTTAATTTATTCTTTATTGTATCAAATAGAGAAAATAAATTTTCGTCAAATTCAATATTAAAATAAGAATGTAAATTTTCTAAACTTTCCAGTCCAATAGAATATTTAGAAAATTTAATTTTATTTACTAAATCGTAATAAAAAGCTTCAATTTTAAAATCATCTAGATCATTTTCAAGTAAACCTAAAACCTTTGATAATGCTTTAACTAATGAAGTTAGTGGAGTAACTTGTTCTTGTTCTTGTTCTTCCTTATCTTTTTCAAACTGAGAAAAGAAAAATTTAAGTTCATTTATACGTTCTAAACTATGTCTAGAAGTATTATTATGGGTTGATCTATAAAGAAATTTTAATGATTTAATGAAGTGTTTTGATAAAAATTTGATTTGAGCATCAGACAAACCAAATAATAATATTTCGTCTACTTCATAACCTGCTTCAGATAAAACTTTTAAAATTTCTAATTTTTTAAGCCCTGTGCTTTTACAAAATGAATCAAGACATGTTCCTTGATTTACTTTATCATGAAACCGATTAACGAAACTCTCAAAAAGATCAATTCGATTATTTTTTATAATTAAGTCACTCACTTTTATACTGTTCATAATTTCTACAAATATAAAAAAAACAATAAAAAATACAAGTAAAAAATGTATTTTATATCTAAAAAACAATAAAACAGATTGATTTTTTAAACTTAAGATGTGTAAAAAAGTAGGGCTTTCCCTGAACTACACTAGGGATTTGTTTACAGCAAATAAATGCATTTCTTACATTTGTTACGAGTTTAAGAAAAAAATTAAGAAAGAAATGAAGGTGCATGTAGTTGATAATCATAAAGTAATTTACGAAGGCTTTAAGGCTATGTTAGAGGTGGAAGAGCTTAAACATTTCTAGTACCTTTTAACACTCCCATATAGTTCGTTACGGAAAATAATCACGTATTTTCCGCAACGAACCTAAAGGTATTTTATCTACTAGTAACAGTTATTTCGTTAGAACTTGATTCCAAATTCCAGTTTTAGCGGTTTCTTGGGCATACTCATTAAATGTTGTTGCTTTTCTGCCTAAAACTCGTTCAATGTCATTAACCACTAACTGATTTTGTGGGTTAGTTAAAACATGCTTAAATAAATACTCTATTAACCAAACAACATTATCTGGTACTTCTTGTTGTTTCATACCTTCAACATACTGTTCTAATGTGATGTCATAAAAATGTAAACTTCTATCGCTAACCTTTGATATG belongs to Tenacibaculum sp. MAR_2010_89 and includes:
- a CDS encoding START-like domain-containing protein codes for the protein MSKVKFELEFPIHASPSMLYQYLATPAGLEEWFADRVNSRGKLITFIWDDSEEEAKIMASKTDERIKFKWTESEGDESYFEFKIQVDPITKDVAVLVTDFADDEDDAEEAKMLWTNQIEELKHTIGA
- a CDS encoding aminotransferase class IV, producing MVNFNGTIISPKELQISHENRAFKYGDGVFETIKVENNRVIFFEDHYFRLMASMRMLRMKIPMEFTLEFLQDEILKTVKENITQNTSSRVKLTVFRKDGGLYTPKTNEIDYLIDVKPISLEEKDSYTIDLYKDFYNYSGLLSTVKTTNRMVNTLASIFAKENDFDNCILLNERKGVVEVTNGNIFIVKGNTIKTPALTEGCIKGVIRKKIIEIVTKHPDFTIEETTISPFEIQKADEVFITNAIVGITSVTNYRKKTFDNSIAQKLKNSLKVTSLTMS
- a CDS encoding DUF2271 domain-containing protein, which encodes MKTQNFKKHILIFGILIFSLYSFTKITTSTTYKCMIQMKNYTGEGAYIVISLLKDGEYIETLRVQGDDDEWYSDITEWWKFQGKVRTDIDAVTGATIGGGNRTISLLKIDPAKINSGYRIRFESAVEDQEYYKNDVEFDLTSENIKNKIEGKGFIRYIRLMPQ
- a CDS encoding YqgE/AlgH family protein → MDVLKPQKGRLLIAEPSILNDNSFKRAIVLLTEHSETSSVGFILNRPLHYTLSDLVPDINCDFTVYQGGPVEQDNLYFIHKIPELLPNSVEVTDGIYWGGNFNYLKEHLNNHKVKPSDIRFFLGYSGWEPTQLDDELNTNSWFISKNKYPNILAINNKTFWKDQLLKKGGEYKIWANAPSDVQLN
- a CDS encoding PepSY domain-containing protein produces the protein MTISIWRYSHLTLAISSFFFILIASLTGIVLAFEPISKKLEPYFIENLDTISVSETIISLHKKYDEIISLEIDENDFIKTSVITKEGNNDTFYVDPITGNKLGKPSKKKPIYKFATNLHRSLFLKSTGRFIIGFVSLLLCLIAVSGLILIIKRQGGFLKLFSKVIKENFEQYYHIIIGRYTLIPIIIITVTGIYLSLDKFSLLPSQKINHSIDFEGQKKSTIIFPENFLLFKNTKLSTVKSIEFPFSEDEEDYFLLKLQNKELVIHQYSGAILSTKSTNLTGFFLHWSLLLHTGKGSYIWASILLLSCLGILFFIYSGFIMTFTRKKNSIIPKNNIKKDAAEFVILVGSETGTTYSFANSLYKALLENKQKVFITSLNNYTTHKNCKYLIILTATYGEGEAPINAKTFLTKIKNDAINHTIKYAVVGFGSMAYPKFCEYAIEVNQTLQQQANYSPILPIYKINNQSFDAFKNWAIELGKKLELDLHLKQQVFKVNKQYKLAVTENTNINCDNTFLVHLQPSKKIKYTSGDLLSIRPKEDNIERLYSIGKVNQKILLSIKKHEFGICSNYLNTLNKNELVTASIKQNPSFYFPKKAKEIVLIANGTGIAPFLGMLHENHKQVKTHLFWGGRTEKSYKIYSKFIEDSIEKKQLHNLHIAYSQENTTKQYVQDIIAVNEEVIISVLKNKGCILICGSVAMMNATFKVIEKITVSKLHTPIDYFKKSNQIKTDCY
- a CDS encoding histidine kinase, with translation MKFLKYIIYFFFLLKATSLIAQNNTFKNCTIKDGLPSNTITDIVQDNLGYIWFASNKGITQFDGNNYITFSRKEGLETNYITKLAPNKDSLLIGSSNNFFIKQHTKFQIFESKKINCISKIKDQVFLGTKKGIYRLRDDFLSPLRTNFQIDLTPINDIEFDGEFYWVATQKALWKIDDLLNPKLLKRIDLANYTALIIHNKQIIASTFNSGLKVIINDTIKTIHSTTKNIKGVKKISNQFWIYSNSNGIEVLDLDFSFIRKINKYNTLETNAISTIFQDNQRNIWIGTSDKGVYKQENKLQEENPIPLISFEDIEVVYKTIDSINFNSYKGILQIPPGKNHLAFTYKSIDINNPKKVYYRYKLNGDFSPWSNNNSVNLANLKAGNYTFSVQSKTANKQESKPIHFQFYIDKPFYKKNWFQWLAISILLLLSAYITYKYIKKIRRINKEKIMKLEIENHLLSLEQKALQLQMNPHFIFNVLNGIKALGNSGKLDDLNTTISKFSNLLRSILNTSRKEEVNLSEEIATLKNYISLEQQMSSSTFTYTIETKLSFDAEEVLIPPMLIQPFIENSIKHGIKNISEGKITIKFYDIKNYLHCEIIDNGIGVHQSKKNKKTNDHASLAIKVTKERIKNLTSNISIKIDEIIENNTVKGTKVWFKIPLKTDF
- a CDS encoding LytTR family DNA-binding domain-containing protein — translated: MNKLTAILIDDISSALEMLQNDLELKHPEIEIIGTAKSVVEASKLLRKKQPDVLFLDIMLGDGTGFDILEIHPNLTSKVIFVTASDEYAIKAFKFAAIDYVLKPYSTDDLTNAIEKAKLQIIPNKEQLTVLQESISHPNQRPKKISLHSSDKIIVVNLDDIMHCKSDNNYTEFYMADHQKILVGKTLKYFSDILKEYGFIRVHQSHLINLQYVKEFIKSDGGYIVLQNNKTVPVSVRKRTEVIEALQKL